In Streptomyces rapamycinicus NRRL 5491, the genomic stretch GGATGTCGGCGAACGCCTCGACCGTCGCCGGAACGCCCAGCCGGTCCGCCAGGGCCCGGGTCGTCTCCGCCGCCTCGGCGCCGGTCAGGGCGTGGAGCCCACCGCTCTGGCTGATCGCGCCCCGGAACAGCCCGGCGGCCTCGGGCATCACCAGCAGCGCGCTGATGATCATCCCTCCCGCCGACTGCCCGAAGGCCGTGACCCGGTCCGGGTCCCCGCCGTAGTCCGCGATGTGCTCACGCACCCACCGCAGTGCGGCGAGCACGTCCAGCAGGCCCCGGTTGCGCGGGGCGTCCGGTAGATCGAGCCAACCCAGCGCGCCGAGGCGGTAGTTGAGGGTGACCAGGACCACGCCGTCGCGGGCGAAGGACGTCCCGTCGTACACCGGCGCCTGGCCGGTGCCGGAGAGGAACGCGCCGCCGTGCACGAAGACCATCACCGGGGCGTTTCCGTCGGTCCGCGGCGTCCAGACGTTGAGCGTCAGATAGTCCTCGCCACGCACCCAGCCCGGCCCCGTCAGCGGGCTCAGATCCGCCGGGAACCGCCGCTCGGGTGCCGGAGCCGTCGGCCCCGGCACCCGAGCGGCGCCGGGTGCGGCGGGTACGCCGGGCACGGGGGCCGGTGCGGCGAATCGCGCGGCGCCGGTCGGCCCGGCCGCGTACGGGATGTTCCGGAACACTTTCACTGCCATGCCGCCCACTCCTTCACCGCGAACCGCCCGCCGTCACGCCGCACTTCGGCCGCGCTCGCACCGGGGAAGTGCGCGGGGAACAACAACGCACCCTCGTCCGCGGCCGCGCCCAGCACCCGGCGCCGGGAGACCCGCGCCCGTGGCTCGTCCTCGTCGAAACAGGGACAGGCGTCCGGCTCCACGATCTGCAGCGGGCTGTGCATCAGATCGCCCACGAAGACCGCCCGATCCGTACCCGACCGCAGCCGCACCACCGACGAGCCGGGGGTGTGGCCCGCGGCGGGCTCGACGCGCAGCTGCGCGTCGACGTCGTAGTGGTCGCCCTCCCACAGCACGGCCTGCCCGGCCCGGTGGACCGGGGCGACGCTGTCCTCGAACACATTCGTCATCCGGCGGCCGGAGCGGGTCCGATGCCCGTTCTCCGGGTTCCAGTAGTCGAAGTCGACGCGGGGGAGCAGGTACCGCGCGTTGGGGAAGGTCGGCCGCCACTCACCGTCCGCCCATGAGGTGTTCCAGCCGACGTGGTCCCCGTGCACATGGGTGCAGATCACCAGGTCCACATCGGCCGGGCGGACCCCGGCCGCGGCCAGCTCCGCGAGGTAGTTCGTGTGCAGATGGTGGAAGGGCGGCATGCCCGGCCGCTCCCGGTCGTTGCCGATGCCCGTGTCGATCAGGATCGTCCGGCCCTCGCTGCGGAGCAGCCAGGTCTGGATCATCGTGCGGATCTCATCGGCGGCCGGATCCAGGAATTCGGGGGCCAGCCAGTTCTCGTGCGCGCGCCAGAGCTCAGGGGCCACGTCGGGAAAGACGAAGCCACGTGGCAGACCCCTCGGGGCCACCTCTACCACGCGGGTGATCTCGACGTTTCCAAGCGTGATGGTGTCCATGTCCCCAGCCTGCGCCCCGGCGGGCGCCGGCGGTATCGGTCAGATGACTGCACCACGTAGAGTCAAAGGATGACCATGGTCGGGCGGGAGAGTGAGAGCGCGGTCGTACTCGGTCTGACCAGCGGTGTACTGATCCTCACGGGTGAACCGGGCGCGGGCAAGAGCACCCTGCTCGGCCTCGCGGCGGATCGTCACCGGGGCCGGGTGCTGCGGATGACGGGCAGCGAGAGCGAGGCGAACCTGACGTTCGCGGGGCTGCATCAGCTGCTGCGTCCGGTGCTGGCGGAGACCGCGCGGCTGCCGGGGCGGCAGCGGTCGGCGCTGCTGGGGGCCATGGGCCTGGGGGCCGACTTCGGGGGCGGTGGTTTCGGGCAGGCCGAGCCCGACGACGCCCACCTCGGGGAGGCCGGACCCGACGGGTACGACACCGGACGCGGCGGCCCGCCCGATCGGCTGTTGCTCGGGGTGGCGCTGCTCACGCTGCTGTCCGACCTCGCCCGGCAGTCGCCCGTCCTCGTGGTCGCCGACGACCTGCAGTGGATCGACGCGGGCTCGCTGGAGCTGCTCGCCTTCGCCG encodes the following:
- a CDS encoding carboxylesterase family protein, giving the protein MAVKVFRNIPYAAGPTGAARFAAPAPVPGVPAAPGAARVPGPTAPAPERRFPADLSPLTGPGWVRGEDYLTLNVWTPRTDGNAPVMVFVHGGAFLSGTGQAPVYDGTSFARDGVVLVTLNYRLGALGWLDLPDAPRNRGLLDVLAALRWVREHIADYGGDPDRVTAFGQSAGGMIISALLVMPEAAGLFRGAISQSGGLHALTGAEAAETTRALADRLGVPATVEAFADIPDERLVSALAEVPGVGPRLSPLGVVLDGLDDTPPPHPVDLLVGTNTQESLLYQRPDQGAAIDAIFRDARERLVSRSGKAFTYDFDWRGGPFGACHAVELPFVFDTTDLPALRTANGLLGPDVPASLATEMHGAWVRFAMSGDPGWSGTHRFH
- a CDS encoding MBL fold metallo-hydrolase; translated protein: MDTITLGNVEITRVVEVAPRGLPRGFVFPDVAPELWRAHENWLAPEFLDPAADEIRTMIQTWLLRSEGRTILIDTGIGNDRERPGMPPFHHLHTNYLAELAAAGVRPADVDLVICTHVHGDHVGWNTSWADGEWRPTFPNARYLLPRVDFDYWNPENGHRTRSGRRMTNVFEDSVAPVHRAGQAVLWEGDHYDVDAQLRVEPAAGHTPGSSVVRLRSGTDRAVFVGDLMHSPLQIVEPDACPCFDEDEPRARVSRRRVLGAAADEGALLFPAHFPGASAAEVRRDGGRFAVKEWAAWQ